The Oncorhynchus keta strain PuntledgeMale-10-30-2019 unplaced genomic scaffold, Oket_V2 Un_contig_26548_pilon_pilon, whole genome shotgun sequence region GGCCTAACTGTAGGTTCTTCTCGTCGACtcagctgttgttgcaggagttctatggttgtctgctgtgccgtgatcaattgttgtagtagggcgttatccatcgttcttgaatggttcctccgggtcttctggaagaatattaatttactcacttatccttgtgtcactcgtccacctaatgcctgcatcctccaccaatgtgagcgtaccaagtaattaggcgtcactctaaagcgggaaggtggaataaacgagtcaggagtaggtttttctgattgaacacggttctctattgagggtattttgtcaacaaaacCATTCTAACATAAGCAATGAAAAATCCTCCAAGgaaaaaacacacatcttcttctccagatgaaacaagaacacaatagtataatctttaaactacaacaaacataaatcacgggtttgtcaccatcttcgtggttcattcagcacagcttctctctctcggtggccatcttccagagatagttttcccccttctctgctggttccattctctcttttataggggaaggagagtatctcattagtaccgtcagctgtgcttaattgactctggttaccttgtctcccatgctttgttgggctactatccatgagcccagcctgccctctagtggtccttccacaaaatagatatggtgtggactgtatactcaatacaatctaataccttactgtctaaatagatatggtgtggactgtatactcaatacaatctaaatctgattcctcactgtctaaatagatatggtgtggactgtatactcaatacaatctaaatctgatactcactgtctaaatagatatggtgtggactgtatactcaatacaatctaaatctgatacctcactgtctaaatagatatggtgtggactgtatactcaatacaatctaaatctgatacctcactgtctaaatagatatggtgtggactgtatactcaatacaatctaaatctgatacctcactgtctaaatagatatggtgtggactgtatactcaatacaatctaaatctgatactcactgtctaaatagatatggtgtggactgtatactcaatacaatctaaatctgatactcactgtctaaatagatatggtgtggactgtatactcaatacaatctaaatctgatacctcactgtctaaatagatatgatgtggactgtatactcaatacaatctaaatctgatacctcactgtctaaatagatatggtgtggactgtatactcaatacaatctaaatctgatacctcactgtctaaatagatatggtgtggactgtaaactcaatacaatctaaatctgatacctcactgtctaaatagatatggtgtggactgtatactcaatacaatctaaatctgatacctcactgtctaaatagatatggtgtggaccgtattctcaatacaatctaaatctgatacctcactgactaaatagatatggtgtggactgtatactcaatacaatctaaatctgatacctcactgtctaaatagatatggtgtggactgtatactcaatacaatctaaatctgattcctcactgtctaaatagatatgatgtggactgtatactcaatacaatctaaatctgatacctcactgactaaatagatatggtgtggactgtatactcaatacaatctaaatctgatacctcactggctaaatagatatggtgtggactgtattcTCAATACAATCTatatctgatacctcactgtctaaatagatatggtgtggactgtattctcaatacaatctaaatctgattcctcactgtctaaatagatatggtgtggactgaatactcaatacaatctaaatctgattcctcactgtctaaatagatatggtgtggactgtatactcaatacaatctaaatctgatacctcaatgtctaaatagatatggtgaggactgtattctcaatacaatctaaatctgatacctcactgtctaaatagatatggtgtggactgtaaactcaatacaatctaaatctgatacctcactgtctaaatagatatggtgtggactgtatactcaatacaatctaaatctgatacctcaatgtctaaatagatatggtgtggaccgtattctcaatacaatctaaatctgatacctcactgtctaaatagatatggtgtggaccgtattctcaatacaatctaaatctgatacctcactgtctaaatagatatggtgtggactgtatactcaatacaatctaaatctgattcctcactgtctaaatagatatgatgtggactgtattctcaatacaatctaaatctgattcctcactgtctaaatagatatggtgaggactgtattctcaatacaatctaaatctgatacctcactgactaaatagatatggtgtggactgtatactcaatacaatctaaatctgatacctcactggctaaatagatatggtgtggactgtattcTCAATACAATCTatatctgatacctcactgtctaaatagatatggtgtggactgtatactcaatacaatctaaatctgattcctcactgtctaaatagatatggtgtggactgtatactcaatacaatctaaatctgatacctcaatgtctaaatagatatggtgaggactgtattctcaatacaatctaaatctgattcctcactgtctaaatagatatggtgaggactgtattctcaatacaatctaaatctgatacctcaatgtctaaatagatatggtgaggactgtattctcaatacaatctaaatctgattcctcactgtctgtcttttgactgatactgcttTTTAAACTGGTCTGGTCAGTCTACTATAATATTTGTAATATGCATCTGTCTATCTACAAGCAATACTTGGAAAATGTGTCATTTCTAATAATGAAACATCCATTGATGAATAGATTTCAGGACACTGATATATCTgaacataaaaaaaacatatacTCTCACTATTTTCACCACCAAAGAATATCAGTGTGATTTTAAtatgatttgactctttgcaggctgtcaggctgtggagtcacagaggaaggctgtgcttctctggtctcagctctggagTCAAACgactcacacctgagagagctggatctgagtaacaatgacctgaaggattcaggagtgaagctgctctctgctggactggggaattcccactgtaaactggagactctgaggtcagtattccTGTAGTTGGTCAACAAGTGATAACTGTTCACCAGATCCACATGTGTTTACCAGACACACATAGTCCACACCATGTGTTTGGAGAGTGAAGATTACAGTTTAAATGTGGTGCTctgctccagcattttggatttgagatataATGTTTCATATTAggagacagtacagaatgtcaccttttatttgagggaaTTCATACACATATTTTACCGTTTAGATATGAATAGTGAATAATGATGAATAACAAAGTTATAGAGGCACAAATAGCAGTATAAATTCTAatctcctctgttattggtaatggtgagaggttagcatgttgtgttgtagcctctgttattggtaatggtgagaggttagcatgttttgttgtagtctctgttattggtaatggtgagaggttagcatgttgtgttgtagtctctgttattggtaatggtgagaggttagcatgttgtgttgtagtctctgttattggtaatggtgagaggttagtatgttttgttatAGTctttgttattggtaatggtgagaggttagcatgttttgttgtagtctttgttattggtaatggtgagaggttagtatgttttgttgtagtctgttattggtaatggtgagaggttagcatgttttgttgtagtctttgttattggtaatggtgagaggttagtatgttttgttatAGTctttgttattggtaatggtgagaggttagcatgttttgttgtagtctctgttattggtaatggtgagaggttagcatgttttgttgtagtcttgtgttgtagcctctgttattggtaatggtgagaggttagcatgttttgttgtagtctctgttattggtaatggtgagaggttagtatgttttgttgtaatcTCTGTAATTGGTAATGGTGATGTTGTACCATCTGTAACTGTCACACTCATTATCATGGCATCATCAGGATTAGTTTAGTAGTGCTTAGAAAGATGTTATCTACTCAGACAAAAAATTACTCCAGTCATGAATCACAATTGTTTTAATGAACAAAATAACCCAAAATAACCCAAAACAAACTGTAAATGCAACAAACGagtttgtcacgacttccgccgaggtcggtccctctccttgttcggacggcattcggtggtcgacgtcaccggccttctagccatcgccgatccactttcattttccatttgttttgtctttgttttacacagCTGGTTTCATTTCCCAATTACATGTTCAATATTTAACCCTCTTTTTCCCCTTTGTTTTCTGTCTGTTCGGTCTGTTATTGTGGGCTCGGTATTACGACATGTTAGTAGAATATTTGAGTAAAGTTACTTGTgctactcatctctgctgtcctgcgcctgactcctctgcaccagctacacccagaccattacagggacacatctctgctgtcctgactcctctgcaccagctacaggGACACACAGACCACtcacagggacacatctctgctgtcctgactcctctgcaccagcctcacccagaccattacagagacacatctctgctgtcctgactcctctgcaccagcctcagcctcacccagaccattacagagacacatctctgctgtcctgactcctctgcaccagcctcacccagaccattacagagacacatctctgctgtcctgactcctctgcaccagcctcacccagaccactacagagtTTCAGTCACAAGCTGGATGAAGTCATTGCGTTCAGGAATATCGGACCAAATACTCAACTTTTGACTATTTTAATACACTGAAAGTTAATTGGTCAGAATACTTATGATTTCTTCAAATGGGGGACTAGATATATAAAGTGCTTTTATTTTTCTAAATGGTGAAACAGATATGTATTAAAATACCCTCAAAAAAACGGTGACATTATAAactgtcacctcatatgaaacatttgatctgaaATCCAAAATGTTGGAGAATAGAGACACATTTAAAATGTTAgcttcactgtctaaatagatgtggtgtggactgtatactcaatacaatctaaatctgatactcactgtctaaatagatatggtgaggactgtattctcaatacaatctaaatctgatacctcaatgtctaaatagatatggtgaggactgtattctctaaatctgatacctcaatGTCTAAATAAATCTGattctgattcctcactgtctgtcttttgactgatactgcttTTAAACTGGTCTGGTCAGTCTACTATAATATTTGTAATATGCATCTGTCTATCTACAAGCAATACTTGGAAAATGTGTCATTTCTAATAATGAAACATCCATTGATGAATAGATTTCAGGACACTGATATATCTgaacataaaaaaaacatatacTCTCACTATTTTCACCACCAAAGAATATCAGTGTGATTTTAAtatgatttgactctttgcaggctgtcaggctgtggagtcacagaggaaggctgtgcttctctggtctcagctctgaggtcaaacccctcacacctgagagagctggacctgagtaacaatgacctgaaggattcaggagtgaagctgctctctgctggactggggaattcccactgtaaactggagactctgaggtcagtattccTGTAGTTGGTCAACAAGTGATAACTGTTCACCAGATCCACATGTGTTTACCAGACACACATAGTCCACACCATGTGTTTGGAGAGTGAA contains the following coding sequences:
- the LOC127922644 gene encoding ribonuclease inhibitor-like; translation: MLSGCGVTEEGCASLVSALRSNPSHLRELDLSNNDLKDSGVKLLSAGLGNSHCKLETLRLSGCGVTEEGCASLVSALESNDSHLRELDLSNNDLKDSGVKLLSAGLGNSHCKLETLRLSGCGVTEEGCASLVSALRSNPSHLRELDLSNNDLKDSGVKLLSAGLGNSHCKLETLRLSGCGVTDLNLWSQLSQTTHT